The genomic DNA GTGCTACAGTGGGTGGAAGCTAGACAAAAACCACAATGGGATGAAGTCACTGGGTGCTCACCTGCCACAAAAGGACTGTTTGAAAAGTTAACTGCTCTCAGGGTGAAAGATGGAGTGCTTCAGAGAGCCTGGAAAGAGCCGGCTACCGGTGAAAGTAAGTGGCAGGTGGTGGTCCCCAGGGTCCTCAGAGAAGCTGTGTTAAACTCCTGTCATGGAACGACTGGAGCGGGACACTTTGAAGTTTCCAAAACCCTCCGTCGGCTTCGTCAAAGTTTCTACTGGGGTCAGCTCAGGAGAGATGTTGAGGACCTTTGCACAGTGCACAAGGGCCCCCCAGATCAATCACGCGCCCTGCTCCAGCAGCTGGCAGTCGGAGCCCCGATGGAGAGAGTAGCAGTAGACATTATGGGTCCGTTCCCACGCACAGACAAGGGGAGCTGCTATGTCCTGGTCGCTATGGATTACTTCACAAAATGGCCAGAGGCGTATGCTTTACCAGACCAAGagtttatttgcatgtttataccctcaaaattaccatggaattttgggttttactcggacccctcatcatcacgtctctgcagaagaagaccctccgctgcacctcagcactttaacaactcactaatttcataatttgaatacactatttctacctttgtttttctgtttgcatgtcgtttgcttcgtatttaataaaatggtttctccaacagttggttaaatctacacatttatactgtatataatgcacatacaggatgatgtgtaacaataatcagtaaaattagctgtcaacacattttgtagaactaaatataaggttatgctgtgaacagaaagaaaggaagacgagccagataattataaactttagaatataatacaatcataacttttaatcataaatatgactcttctcaaaacaacaaactttgatatttttgtcacacaatatctaagcttccaatgaataatttacaaaaaaaaaaaaaaaaaagttcactgatggtgacattgagatctcaatgtcaccatcagtgaactttttttatttggaaattattcactggaagcttctctggtggcgtgtgcagtggttgttgttattattattattgtatgaagccaacattactgcagctctgcacatcattgttgtcctgttaaagtattttcatacaaagacttaaaaacaatctgaaattagtgatgactcaagtaaatcacctttattatgcattataacaatctgttccttaagtctctaaattattgaaacaattaaaaacatctcttaaaaaataaaattacagaaaattaaataatcatttaatatacatttcaataaataagtgcatcccatgttgacgctgagctttattctgtctgttgtctgtagaagtgatgggtctagacctgatgatggaaactaggatcagctcatggttttaatgtccagggaggggcgtgtccactctgcatggacttaaagaagaagaaataaaagaagagttagataatgtcatgttcatcaaaaggaaaactgaaagtgatggagataaatatgctcagatggacacacacacacacagtttaaacaaacacacaaatactctgtcctaaattgtctcacacattaaaagcatctatttacacttacattaatgtacacaaagactagctccacaaaatcagaacgacatttattgatccagaaattaaactgatcttacctttataggctcagtttcctcctttgttttcaaatccatttgaacctccattcatggtggtttttatcgtcagagagtctttcatttttaataaatccaccgttatttggtctgttttaatctctttctttctcactcacttggttctctctgttacgtgtgagtaaaattaccgcaatgtaccgacactggctgtaaagagcaacttattatctttcataaactggtggaatttctccgatagaacaaatatgagcagagttacagtcatttaaattaacgtgatgcgttcaggggccctgggaaacccggtCCGTGAAAAGAGcgcgtgtctgggtaaatcttggtttatagttaccctacacaacagaaaatatgaaattaacagaatgtactgtcaacaacaaacccagagtcgcttaatggtgacgtaacgccatacgtgtgtcataaattaacgtgatgatgtgtttctctgtgggaaccgagttgagctggtgatcacgtccgttctaccgtgccagaaaagggacagggagggggggattcctgttgtgagcttggaacggccccagttgccagtgtgagtacacccttagaAATGTAGCATTTATGCATCacagtggtaaaaaaaataataatgatttaaattTAGCAAACATGCATATTGATGCcatttcaaatgtaactaattgAATAAGCGAGACCAAAGAAAGGAGTCAAACATTGGATTGATTTTCATTCTGATTTATTAAgcatgattaataaataaaatacatttatgggAAAAGACTCAACATACAGAAGACAAATCAATCTCGCTGGAACCATTACAtagaagtcaagtgaaacttcaaaagaaCCATCAAAGGTGAttagcagaactcctctgaagaaaactggcagttgacagtcgaaacatgtctgaataaaaaaaaaactcaacatacaattcaaaaagaagacaaaattaatctcatTGGAACCGACTTATTCTAATCACTATAATTATTAAGGTCACGTGTTCAAATCATTACAAATAATAGCATATGTTTAAAAGAGTGCTGGGCATGGAGGTACAATCAATATATTAACCATTTCCCTGTCTGGAGTATACTGCGTTCAAGGGTAAGTAGGATAGAGATAAGGCATGGAAAAGGGCATCTGGTGTATCATGTGAGGGTAATAAATGTGATCTGGGTGGTGGCAGGAGTAAGCCATCAGAAGGATCTGGTACTGTTGCAGTTGTTGCTGCAGTTGTTGGACCAACAGTTGTTGCTGGGAAAGCTCGTCTACGCACTGATCCTTGGGGATGTGCTGATGCAGTTGGTGGAGCAGGAGTTGGTGGTGGTTGAGGATCATGTTTTGCTGGTAGAGGAGTGGCAGCTGGTGCTGGTGGTAGAATGGCAGGTCACATTGTTGGGAGAACAGACTTTTTTGGTAGTCGAGTAGATGCTGGTGTAGTTGGGTCAGATGTGTTGCATGCTGGTGGCTCACGAGCTCTTTCAGCTTATTGGAGGCTAGGTACAGATGGTACAAACTGCTTTTTGATGCATTCAGAATTTTATGAAGTACCTCATGTGCGTCAGTGAGGTTATAAGGATGGGGAGGGGCAGTGGACTCATCAGGGGACTCTGTTGTTGTAGCTGCAGCTGTAGTAGTTGTTGGCATAGGCGTAGTTGTTGTTGGCATAGGCGTAGTAGTGGTTGTCATTGGCGTAGTTGTTGTTGGCATAGGTGTAGTAGTGGTTGGGATAGCAGAAAGGCAGGTGGGATCCAAGAATATTGAGCCCAAAAATTCCAGAAACGGCAGAAAGTCCATGAACATCGTAGCCTCACATATGTTAGTACTGCCGCAGCCAGACAGAGTGGATGGCACCCCAAAACTAACAACTGTGCATGAGAAAGAAAATGAGTTTAATCacttgctgttattttttttcaacattttaattgattttgatGGACCAGAGTCcaaacttagttttagtcaaatattAGCCATCAGCAGtttttcagttatagtctaattttagtcaactaagTCTGTTACAGTCAACCAAAATATACCCTACAAGAGTTTATTCAtagtttttaaagattcaattgcCATTTATCAATCTGTTATTAGATTGTATTAAAGTTTGTGTACACTGCACACTACTGAAAAATAATCCGTATTTCCTCTTGTCCACTAGATGGGCACAGATGACATCACTCTTTTATCCTTTGCTTTTTAAGCTTTGCTGTTAAGAAAATATGTAAGTGCAAATTAATCTCTTTTAGTCAATGTAACTTTTAACATAATCCGAGAGTGTTAACATATTTTTTCCAGATTTTTCCCAGATGTGAAGTGCACGTGTTTGATATCGATGTGTTGGTTatgattttgtctttttgagacatgtaacttttgagttactgtAATGACTCTATACATCattataatgtgttttattaaaggTTACTTTAGGGTCATTAAATCAAAcagatttaatgtgatcaatgcgtaagaCCACATGATCCCGAGTTCTGATaagattttgtcccatgtgacaaaattatagtttagtgtttattcttcgATGAAAGCATCAgcatattttgatatagtttttgtgtaattacaaaaaaaaaaaaaaaaaaaaaaaaaaaagttacagtaTTGATGCTTTAAAATGTTCCGTCACAGTTTTcatcaacaaaatgaacactgttgACAACTTCTATACAGGATGTATTCTACCTTTTTCCCCTTTTCCTCAGTTATCTACAGCTCATGATAATGAATTCCCATGtttaattttctatttattaCAATGGGACAAACCAAAATTCTAAGGTTTCTAACCAATTGTTTTACACATGAGTCGTCTCCTTTGTTAACTGaatgacaaaatgagaaataacaTTTCAGAATAATCTTCACATTTGGTCAATGAATTCCACACTGAACCCATAAAGATATGAGATctttctaatattttatatttaatccaGAAAATGTGAATACCAACCTGGCGCTTCAATGCAGGTGTCTTCCTCTCCTCTACAATTCACAATTTGGTCGCAGCTTGAAGTGCTGGGATCGCATCCTTGGCAGGTTTCATTGTTGAAATCAGGAAGAGTTGGAActgaaagaaagagagaaaaaaaagtctgaataacAGCAGCACCTTATTgtgtaatgcagtgtttctcaaatgtgaTGACTCTacggggggtacttgagaaagagataGTGGAAAATAACAAATCAAAGCATAAAAATATGGTGTTTACAATGTTTTgctttagtttaaaatgataatcataattaGGATgatgaaatgatcttgattagaacatgaaattcagtcttggtcccacaccagagaggagatgaccgtaaatgattacaactatagaaataaatctgttcGAGGCACTAATTACTGTTTCACTGTTTTTTCATATagtattttgagcaaaatgttgtcgttaGACAAAGAGGGATAGtcggattcagaaataagaaaaagggagttcgagaaccactggtgtaatgTGATGTTCTGAATATGTTTTAGTGTAGACCACTTACAAGTTAGAACGTCATTGTTGCAGTTATCGGTGTTGCAACAAGAGACTGTTGCGTAGGAGTATGAGGGACCCAGATTGGCAGAAATTACGTGAGTGCCTGTGGTTGGACACACTTCAGGCACTGTGCAGTTCCTGAAGATTCTTGGGATTCCATTTGATACTATAAATGATCAAAAGAAACATAATTGAAAAGAAAActcaaataattcattttttcttGCATTTCAAGAATGAGGAAAAAACTTTACCTGTGGCATAGGCCGTCATGCACATGCTCAGAGTGGGACAATCAACATTTTCGATAAACATGCAGTTGGGGTCGTTTGGGTCAATGCAGCGTTCACATTGAATGGCTCCAGctgtaaatgtgaaaaaaaacgcCGTGAAGAGAATGACATTATCACGACAAAAGTCTTTCTTCAGGTTGCAATACAATTCTCACAAAAGAAAACGTTTAAACtaacttcaaataaataaagaacattTTCCCATTTGCTCTGTTAGTTTTCTGAGATGCCAGTAGAAAAGTGAATCTTTAAAATAAACCTCCTTACCTGTGCTGGATAGAGTCACAAGAACAGTCAGAAACAGAATAGTCTTCATCGTGGTTTAATGGCTGAGTATTGTCAGTATTGTCTGTCCACTTGGAAGCTGTACCTGCCTGTTGTGAGGTTCAGTCCAATATTTATATCCTGTTCAGGTGAGCAAAGGTATGAAATGAATGTTTGGGTATTAACAAATCGCatgattcaaaaaaaaaaaattctgttctAGGCCGGGCTCTTACCTCACTCAGTTAATCACCATACCACACCTACTACTATGTCTAATTTAATTGTATGTTTCTTGTAGCTGATGACATCAAAGCATTGTTAAGCTggtaattgtttttattgttggtaTTGTAATTTGTCCTCACTcctcaacaaaaataataaaaaaaaatccactatCGTGAAATGCTGCTCACAGACAGAATGTCACGATATATCCAAGTCTACAGACTCTAatccaggggttttcaaccttggggtcgcaagacactgggagggggtcgccagatgccttaaaaaaactaagaattatTTGAggcaatttttgcttatttttagcctatttttgttttttgtaactatacaaaatattttgatcattttaatacattttgctacattactcccatttctgccacttctaaatcaaatttcaatgtattttctgcacattttttctactttcaatacattttcgacacttaaaaaccctttccaccacaaTTCCCACCTGATgttgcatatattgacccattattgtcctTTTCAACCTCTTTCTCCCATATTTcattgccaatttaaccacattcacgatttgtaatgctcattattttccagtttaaattaattttccTACTTTACATCACCCCAACCCCCCTCCcctaatttctgccacttctaagccattattgacactttgaaccctttttaccactttttctgtgcgtttttggccactttaatttgaaacttttaaccaatttctgtgattttaaaaatcccatttcaccatcttttcttccatttcaggtcacttttaacctgttttatttctgattaaaacaaggatttacatatttaagatgactatagcccccccaaaaaaaaaaactagtaacTGGTAAAATTCTACAACATGCTTTCCCCTAGCTACAATGATCTTTCTACTAGTTTTTTAAACCCAATAGAGTTTTGAAAATAACTTCCTTTTATATTATGTAGTGATGATATTTCCTCGTCTTAGTGTAAAAAGACAATCAAAAAATCATGAAACAAGCTGATTTAATCCAGACTTAATACAAAATTCAGTCTATCAAACTGCCTGAATATTACATGTGTCTAAAGCTTGACTATTGGAAGAACAACCCTGTTGTCACAACCGTGCCTAAActtgtatatttgtttattgttatcTAATTGTTGGGGTACCATCAGCAATTTCTACTGAGTACACACGTATACATCACTGCTTTATTATCATTACTACTACTCCCATTTCCCCATTAATATTTTTgctatttattacattttaatttacctTTTAAGTATTAGGGCTACTTGCAAGGCAAGACACACTTTATATTCTTAGAAAACGATACTCTCAGTATCATAAAAATGCAATTGCTGGTATTTAATTAATGTATTATGTATTGAGTATTATGCACATAAAGTAGCACTTTATATTTACTGTGCAATCGAGCAATCTGCAATATAATTATGCACTAAACCTTTTTACACTTCAGTACTCCGCAGTTTAATCAGCTCTTTGATAtctcattttatcatttaacacTTGTGAAATACATGTAGTTCCCTGATCCTTGGCCTGCATGTTTCTTCATCCACTAAACTGTTTCATTGttcttgctttcttttttagtttctgtcctattgtgtttttaaggaCACATTTCCATTGTTTCTGTAATTatacataattacattttatagcCATTAAGCACAGGAACACCCTGTTGAACCATTATATTTTCCATGCAACAATGCCACTAATCCACCCTCTTTTATCTTAAAATGGTATTGCTAAACATATTTTTGGGCTACGAGTTCAAAAAGCTTCATCACGTTGTTTCTACAAGGTTTTTCAAAGACTATTAACGACTCAAAGGACGGGTTACTGGACGATAGAAAAAAGCTAGGCTACTTTGGGGttcactgaaaaacaaaaacaaactgttcaggaaaaaaaaaaactgctccctgggcgctACTCCGTGGCATTTCGTGTacgtagctttacatatatgacaaagtatGATGTACActactggtcaaaagttttagaacaccacatttttccagttttttactgaaaattattcagtttattgtgtcattgcactctgaaatgaaagcgtagaaaaaaataagcaatttcagttgaaaaagaaatgatggaatccatgaacaatactgttcacctgatgctcatgagggtctggacCACaatgtgttccaacactgcttttatgcagacagagggagttggaagtaaccaagaaaagttggaacacctgtaggaatcagtagcaccagctttaaaggctgattcaacctttattgctgcagaacagcttgaaaaaggcctatttgtgtaattctgaaatgtacattatttttcggTTTTGGTTAACCAAACTTTTTATtatctggctgttcagtacttacctttgtaccatttcaagcaattcattggacttgcacgacttgaattgctATACATAgtagtgtatttatatatttttattatacttatgttttatttgctaaataaaacaaacaattttggATATCTAtaaagaataaagcttggcacacataAGAAAAATGatcattaatacaaatttaGAGTTGTTTAATGCACACGCATGCAAGCTCTTCTACCCCGCCCccctcaaagctaaagctagcatagcctgcaggctaacacgaGGTAAGTTGTTGCTAGGGGTtttgaaacatggcagaagAAACGCTCTGTAACCAAGAaaagcaagtcaaattctctgatattggaacattttgggtttgatgataaagacctagagcaaagacacatcacgtgcaagaagtgttttgttttgtgcaaaagtaaacatacttgattttagtgtttgaaggattttatttatgtttaaagaatatattttgttgAAGTAAATAACTATTTGTTTAACAAATAATCgtaatttcaattatgacttCAATAAtcatcacaaatacacacatttagggcttcatttaaaaaactaccacatcaaatacaaaaatgtttcacatacaatcaaaattcctacgacttcagacataataatgtgtttagactagacagggtcaaatcgaacgttgggaaacatagtactgtgtgtAACCTCTGGAATGACCTTGACGtagagacacaacaatccgtaAATCTGACAAGATTTAAGGAGAAGACACGGAGGGTATTCCAACACGCATACaggtcccaagtcaactcttcatcgaacaacacagagttggaggaacgtaaacaacgactggaaaagaaagcccgaggagatacggatgaaaaggacagtgaggaggagtaacaacaggaaccatgactgcagacgagaacacatcacacaaaaaaggaaaaaaaaaaaaaaaaaaacacaaaacacaaaagatgtgtcggggcaaaaattgttagttatgtttattaacatatttactcatagaccttattctttttaaggctttaagttgagacttttcatttctgctgtctcatgttttcggctctctcccaaaacacatcttatccctcagacacggaggcatcacacagtcacatgcctacacacactcacatagtcacacatacacacccaatacacatccattcatacacacaaacaccatacacgcacacacctccaacactcacgacaatcaggagataccagagaactggttgttttgacccaaagaagaaactgtctcttttcactctcTTCTATCACCTCCACTCTGTCCTCTTTAtttcctggggggaggagggagggggactgagggagaatatacgtgatgagttagaactgtgccactcgatcatcggacgtccgcccgggcggtcactaattttgtccatccttgtactcttttttaccttttttataaaatcatcaatgcctcgcctggactccatcattcaaccagagcaataaatcatgtctccaaatgaggtcaaccgcaattTTGCCGTAACAGATGAAATTGtggtatgaagaagataagaatgtttgaccaggaaAGACACGagttttgatgtaaaattatctgtgttcaaaccaGGGGATGGATCTAGATAAGCGAACTGCTTTtctccgtcgccctttccggcatgcaaaaagacaaaaaaaaaaaaaaacgatgatgtgattttgctcttaatgtcaaagtgaatttttgtgattgcaaccatgtcggaaatgaactgaataaataaatgaaataaaataaatgattattatttgtttctATAGTCAAACAGCCCTtatttagtttctttttaaGAACAAAACACTTTGCTTCTGTGTGACTGGTTCAAAGAGAGCACATTCAGCTACAGTCATTTTACAACCTCTCTATTGTCCCTACGATTGCCCTTCCCCtttatatttagaaataatTACTTTTCAGTACATTGATCACACAGGTACCTGCCCTTCTTTTCTTTCATTGTTCTACTTCATGTACGTGGACACAACATACTTTTGTCATGTGTGATAAATGATTTTTCCATTTGCATGCAATCTTTCCTGCGTAGGTGTCTTTTATTGGAGATTTTGGCATGTGACTTAAACTTGGATAATGATTGCAACCAGTCTTTGACTCAGCAATGACACTGCTCTATTGATTCTCTATTGAATGTTGGCAAAactgtgtttgtatttttctttctcatgTTGTTTCGTAAGTTActgtttaactcattttttctttgtataagAAAAAGTTTggtaatttacttttttttcttctttgcttGTACCTGCACGTGTCTattatgtactttattttattactttttatttatcaaggcaaggcaaggcaaggcaaatttatttatatagcgcatttcatactcaaggcaactcaatgtgctttacatgataaaacattcaattgtttaaaatcaataagaacatttaaatcaataagaacatttaaaatcatcagtaaaatcaattaaaatcatcagtaaaatcatcattacatcaacaacatgacaaaaaatctctctctcaatcatatgcagtagagaaaaaaagtgcctttaactttgatttaaaaatgttcacattggatgctgacttcagctccgctggcagtttgttccacttctttgcagcataacaactaaaagcagcatcaccatgtttactgtgaactctgggctccactatctgatctgtgtccatagatctgagagacctgctgggttcatacctgactaacatgtcactgatgtattctggaccaaacccattcacagatttatacaccagcagcagaactttaaagtctattctgaggctgactgggagccagtgtaaagactttaaaactggagtaatgtgctctgacctctttgttctggttaagacccgagctgcagcattctgaaccagctgtagctgtttgatgctcttttgggggattcctgtcagaagaccattacaatagtccagtctgctggagataaaagcatggaccagtttctcctggtctttctgagccattaaacctttcactctggagatgttctttaggtggtagaaggctgtttttgtgatagatttgatctgactgctgaatgtaagatctgagtcaatcagaacaccaaggtttttgacttggtctttagcttttaaagatcgagactcaagataattgctgacagcagtcctcttttccttgttaccaaagacaatcacctccgtcttgtcatggtttagttgaaggaagttttcactcatccagcagtttactttttctaaacagtcacacaacacctcaatgggaccatggtcatctgggttcagtgatagatatagttgtgtgtcatctgcatagctctgataa from Gouania willdenowi chromosome 4, fGouWil2.1, whole genome shotgun sequence includes the following:
- the LOC114462079 gene encoding protein psiD-like, whose amino-acid sequence is MKTILFLTVLVTLSSTAGAIQCERCIDPNDPNCMFIENVDCPTLSMCMTAYATVSNGIPRIFRNCTVPEVCPTTGTHVISANLGPSYSYATVSCCNTDNCNNDVLTFPTLPDFNNETCQGCDPSTSSCDQIVNCRGEEDTCIEAPVVSFGVPSTLSGCGSTNICEATMFMDFLPFLEFLGSIFLDPTCLSAIPTTTTPMPTTTTPMTTTTTPMPTTTTPMPTTTTAAATTTESPDESTAPPHPYNLTDAHEVLHKILNASKSSLYHLYLASNKLKELVSHQHATHLTQLHQHLLDYQKSLFSQQCDLPFYHQHQLPLLYQQNMILNHHQLLLHQLHQHIPKDQCVDELSQQQLLVQQLQQQLQQYQILLMAYSCHHPDHIYYPHMIHQMPFSMPYLYPTYP